A DNA window from Impatiens glandulifera chromosome 7, dImpGla2.1, whole genome shotgun sequence contains the following coding sequences:
- the LOC124945661 gene encoding uncharacterized protein LOC124945661, with protein MELEKKKKKNPKTDCCCMCGDYGLSSELVNCQTCQFRSQHSYCSNVYPKAESYRICNWCLVQELDDKAKHKTQKSPDSMKKKKNRRNDQDHDRVNNMIEEIKKKKKENEDFDHDVGRGREISGSDFDQAIQKSSPPAGRDRDAVAVGCGDGGVKSRLSRKAQMNVSSNKGGVRKIVRRYKLLVEVSASNLQI; from the exons ATGGaattagagaagaagaagaagaagaaccctaAAACCGATTGCTGCTGCATGTGTGGAGATTATGGTCTCTCTTCTGAACTCGTTAACTGCCAAACCTGCCAATTCAGATCTCAACACAG ttattgcAGCAATGTTTACCCAAAGGCAGAGTCATACAGAATCTGCAATTGGTGTTTGGTTCAAGAACTTGATGACAAGGCCAAACACAAGACCCAGAAATCCCCAGattcgatgaagaagaagaagaacagacGTAATGATCAAGATCATGACCGAGTCAATAATATGATAGAagagatcaagaagaagaagaaggagaatgaGGATTTTGATCATGATGTGGGTCGTGGACGTGAAATTAGTGGTAGTGATTTTGATCAGGCCATACAGAAATCGAGTCCGCCGGCCGGCAGAGATAGAGACGCCGTCGCGGTCGGGTGTGGTGACGGTGGGGTCAAGAGTCGGTTGAGTAGGAAAGCGCAGATGAATGTCTCTTCAAATAAGGGTGGGGTCAGAAAGATAGTGAGAAGGTACAAGCTCTTGGttgaagtctcggcctcaaacttacaaatttaa
- the LOC124945660 gene encoding zinc-finger homeodomain protein 2 — protein sequence MEFDEHDQEETGNPNYEPEVGDGSTTASRKTGISYRYRECLKNHAVGIGGHAVDGCGEFIASGEEGTLDALSCAACNCHRNFHRKEPDSVSAGIGIGGGGGGGGQGFHYHHHHGPPPSHLHHHHHIPYYRTAAAPSGYLHVTPQQSRPPLALPPSSTSRDDEDMSNPSSSGGGGGGGGIGGSKKRFRTKFSQEQKDRMLGFAERVGWRIQKHDEAAVEQFCEEMGVKRQVLKVWMHNNKHTIGKKP from the coding sequence atggAATTCGATGAGCATGATCAAGAGGAAACGGGTAACCCAAATTACGAACCGGAAGTAGGAGACGGTAGTACTACTGCATCTAGAAAAACCGGCATCAGTTACAGGTACAGAGAGTGTCTCAAAAACCACGCCGTCGGCATCGGCGGTCACGCCGTCGACGGTTGTGGAGAGTTCATAGCCTCAGGTGAAGAAGGAACACTAGATGCGTTGAGTTGCGCCGCTTGCAATTGCCACCGTAATTTCCATCGAAAAGAACCCGACTCCGTTAGCGCTGGAATCGGCATCGGCGGCGGTGGTGGTGGCGGTGGGCAAGGGTTTCATTATCATCACCACCATGGTCCGCCTCCATCTCACCTCCATCACCATCACCACATCCCTTACTACCGAACAGCTGCAGCACCGTCTGGGTATTTGCACGTGACGCCGCAGCAGTCTCGGCCGCCACTGGCGCTGCCGCCTTCGTCGACGTCTAGGGATGATGAGGACATGTCGAATCCAAGCAGTAGCGGAGGCGGCGGTGGAGGAGGGGGAATTGGTGGATCGAAGAAGCGGTTTAGGACGAAATTTAGTCAAGAACAGAAGGATAGGATGCTGGGATTTGCGGAGAGGGTTGGGTGGAGAATTCAGAAGCATGATGAAGCTGCGGTTGAACAGTTTTGTGAGGAGATGGGAGTGAAGCGTCAAGTGTTGAAGGTATGGATGCATAACAACAAGCATACTATTGGTAAAAAGCCCTAA
- the LOC124910026 gene encoding cucumisin-like: MKTTLGLLCYLLICITVEATNQIPQQEYIVYLGDLPKNGVPLSSLHTNLLQVALGSNVLDSIIHSYKRSFNGFVAKLTKEEMTRLSEMDDVVSVFPNGNTELHTTRSWDFMGFSQQVNRALPVESDLIIGVLDTGIWPESDSFKDDGFGPPPAKWKGTCQSSANFTCNKKIIGAKYYKNSGIFDKLDVQSPRDTNGHGTHTASTAAGNIVSNASLYGAGRGIARGGVPSARIAVYKVCWEGGCPYADILAAFDDAIADGVDIISLSVGGRFPRNYFEDPIAIAAFHAMRKGILTSNSAGNNGPSLLSVSNYSPWSLSVAASTIDRKFLTKVQLGNNKVYEGVSINTFSDLTDFYPLVYGGNVKNRTLNISYLDPSYCDPGTLDAELVKGKIVFCELISNIGEAPFLAGAVGTVMRDSRSTDVARSYPLPAAHFGLTDGTTIFEYVNTTSNPIARILKSNEGNDTFAPYVASFSSRGPNPITNHLLSPDISAPGVDILAAWSQTAGLTSIEEDTRRSPYHIISGTSMACPHATAAAAYVKSFHPSWTPGALKSALMTTAFPMSVDSNPEGELAYGAGHINPLKAVDPGLVYDIGELDYIEFLCGEGYADKLLRLITSDNSSSCSNVTKEAVWDLNLPSFGIGGVPFKPFTQSFTRTVTNVGNPSSTYKSKITAPQGLKIQVEPSELSFSSQGQKLSFVLKVEGVMARSRLSASLVWDNGVNQARSPIVVYPTS; the protein is encoded by the exons ATGAAGACAACTTTAGGCCTATTATGCTACCTTCTTATTTGCATTACTGTTGAAGCAACTAATCAAATCCCTCAACAG GAATATATTGTATACTTGGGCGACCTTCCTAAAAATGGCGTACCGCTATCGTCGTTGCATACGAATTTGCTCCAAGTAGCACTTGGCAG CAACGTACTGGATTCAATAATTCACAGTTATAAAAGAAGTTTCAATGGATTTGTTGCGAAATTGACAAAAGAAGAAATGACAAGACTTTCTG aaatgGACGATGTTGTGTCTGTCTTTCCTAATGGAAATACAGAACTACACACAACGAGATCATGGGACTTTATGGGATTTTCTCAACAAGTTAATCGAGCATTACCGGTTGAAAGTGACTTAATTATTGGAGTGCTCGACACGGGTATATGGCCTGAGTCTGATAGTTTCAAGGATGACGGTTTCGGTCCTCCACCCGCAAAATGGAAGGGAACTTGTCAATCATCGGCCAATTTCACTTGCAACAA GAAAATCATTGGAGCaaagtattataaaaatagtGGTATCTTTGACAAATTAGATGTACAATCTCCAAGAGACACCAATGGTCATGGAACACACACTGCATCGACCGCAGCTGGAAACATAGTGAGCAATGCAAGTCTATATGGGGCAGGTCGAGGAATTGCTCGAGGAGGGGTTCCATCAGCCCGAATAGCGGTTTACAAAGTATGTTGGGAAGGTGGATGTCCCTATGCAGATATTCTAGCCGCATTTGACGATGCCATCGCGGATGGAGTGGATATTATCTCACTTTCGGTTGGAGGGAGATTTCCCCGTAATTACTTTGAAGATCCCATTGCTATCGCAGCCTTTCATGCCATGAGGAAGGGTATTTTGACGTCGAATTCAGCTGGAAATAACGGGCCTTCTCTTTTATCGGTCTCGAACTATTCACCTTGGTCCTTATCGGTTGCTGCTAGCACCATAGATAGAAAATTCTTAACTAAGGTGCAATTAGGAAACAATAAAGTTTACGAG GGTGTTTCTATAAACACGTTTAGCGATCTTACGGATTTCTATCCACTTGTTTATGGTGGAAATGTGAAAAACAGGACATTAAACATAAGCTATTTGGACCCAAG TTATTGCGACCCGGGTACACTGGATGCGGAGTTGGTAAAAGGAAAAATCGTATTTTGCGAACTCATAAGTAATATTGGAGAAGCACCATTTCTGGCTGGTGCGGTTGGGACAGTAATGAGGGATAGTCGAAGCACCGATGTTGCCCGATCGTATCCCCTGCCGGCTGCTCATTTTGGCTTGACCGATGGAACCACTATTTTCGAATATGTTAACACTACTAg CAATCCAATTGCAAGAATATTGAAAAGCAATGAAGGAAATGATACATTTGCACCTTATGTCGCATCATTCTCATCAAGGGGTCCCAATCCCATTACAAACCATCTTCTCTCG CCGGACATATCGGCTCCGGGGGTAGACATTCTAGCAGCTTGGTCACAAACAGCGGGACTTACAAGCATAGAGGAGGACACTAGACGATCACCTTACCACATCATATCGGGTACATCAATGGCTTGTCCACACGCTACTGCTGCAGCGGCTTATGTGAAATCTTTTCATCCTTCGTGGACACCTGGTGCGCTCAAGTCGGCTCTTATGACCACAG CCTTTCCCATGAGTGTTGATTCCAACCCCGAAGGAGAACTTGCATATGGGGCAGGCCACATTAATCCTCTTAAAGCTGTCGATCCCGGTCTAGTTTATGATATTGGTGAATTAGATTACATAGAGTTCTTGTGTGGGGAAGGCTACGCTGACAAGTTGTTGCGACTGATCACTAGCGATAATAGTAGCTCATGCTCAAATGTCACTAAAGAAGCCGTGTGGGATCTAAACCTACCTTCTTTTGGAATTGGTGGTGTGCCATTTAAACCTTTTACCCAAAGTTTCACAAGAACCGTCACCAATGTGGGGAACCCTTCATCCACGTACAAATCCAAGATCACGGCTCCACAAGGGCTTAAAATACAAGTTGAACCGAGCGAATTATCGTTTAGTTCTCAAGGCCAGAAGTTATCATTTGTATTGAAGGTGGAAGGAGTGATGGCGAGATCAAGATTGTCGGCTTCTTTGGTGTGGGATAATGGTGTGAATCAAG